Genomic DNA from Fusarium oxysporum Fo47 chromosome IX, complete sequence:
AAGCTGGGATTACTTGGGACTTTGTAAAGCAGTGGTTCATacagaagaaggagaagaaagaggcggaggagaagcagaagaaggaaaaggagaaggagaaggagacaTAGGATGTTGGATCCCAAGAGGCTGTTGTAAGGCTATCTCTTTTGCTTCTACGTGTCTTTTTTTATTGGCTTGTCTTGTTTTTGTTTGCCTTTTTGGTGTCTCGTTCTTAGTCGCAAAATGTAATCGAAACCACAATCATGACTTTACGGTGGTCTCAAACAAGTGTATAAGGTACGTCTAGTTGCCAACAACAGATCGCCCATGCTGCGCAGTATCTACCTCATCTTGGCAACTGTTAACCCCGTTTAAGACTAAAACTAAAAAATAGCTTCTCATGAACAAGTATTGGATCATTACCATTGACCAAGTTTCCAATCTACCAACTAATATGGTATTTGCAGTTATCCGGACGTTTCGTGGTATGAAGCCATGGAAGCGACACGGGTTATAGCAAGTGATACTTATGATGGCTCAGAATTCTTTCTGGTTGAAAAGTTGGATTGTTTACATTGAGGGGAGACCATCATGAGTCGTCCGCCGTGCTCAAAAGGGTCCCCAACCTTTATCATGATTATACcatatctttataatttgTTAGTCAGAAGCTCCTTGAGTCTTGATTATCTGACATGCTGTGAATGAATTTGTTTGAAACACCTATTAGCTCATGAAGCACATCCAACATGAATACAAaattttcttccttttatCATGCTCCCCCGGCTTCTCAACATGGTTGTTACCCCTCATGACAACTCTGACAGTCCATCACCACAAAATACCAATCAACGTTAGCATTAGATTCCACTAAGCACGCCTTCTCCATATTCCCACTAGAAACCCCAGGAGCTGGGCAGGTCCAGCCGTGCCAATGATACATGAGAACCATCTGTTAGTAGGGGCATTTTAGCACTGACTCGGGGTAACTAGACCGAAAGCTTGCACCCCCACCAgcaacaaaaaaaaaaaagttgcTGATATCATTCTCAGGTGAATCCGCATCGCAACAACAGGAGCGCTATGGAGTGCACGTAGCGCTAACAAATGCGGGCTTTTTTAGCCCCTTCAACGGGGCAATGACGACTTTTGACGTGGGGCAAGTATGGAAATTGCCCCGCGGCGTCGTTGCTTTGGTTTGCTTTGGTGACAGGCACGGCAGTTTGCGGTTGGTGTTTCTGGATACGTACAGTAGAAGCTTCTCGATCGATGTCTTGATTAGCGAATCAGCTTCTGTGAAAGCTCTTCGGAGCTGCCCATTTAGGCATCATGAGTACCTTTTTAGTGTAACAAGTCATTCCTGTTACAGCtattgttgatgaggagttGGTGGTGGGGGAGGGAGCCGTCACCACCAGGGTTCTCGATGCGCGAGACATGGCATTGGAGAAGATTAAGATGTAAATGTGGATATCTATGGCGATAGCAAGTACTGGGTCCTCATCTGGTGTCATAACGCGTCCACGTTTACTAACATTACCTTACTCTTGCGTTTCTGGCGGTTGTTGCAGCTACGCAATTCTTCATATAAACCCCTCCACGTCTCCTCTCCCAAGTTgatctctctctcttttctctcttcccATTCTCACACTTACACAACCCTCTCACATACCACCCTCACCCAAAAAAACAACTGCAATCATGTCTTTCGGTCGAACTGTCACCCTCAACTCGGGCCACAAGATGCCCCAGATCGGCTACGGCACCTGGCAGGCTGCCCCCGGTGAGGTCGGCAACGGTGTCTACGAGGCCCTCAAGGCCGGTTACCGTCACCTCGATCTTGCCAAGATCTACCAGAACCAGCGTGAGGTCGGCGAGGGTATCAAGAAGGCCCTCAACGACGTCCCCGGCCTTAAGCGTGAGgacatcttcatcaccgGCAAGCTCTGGAACAACAAGCACCGCCCTGAGGAGGTTCCCGGTGCTCTTGATGACTcccttgaggagcttggtCTTGACTACCTTGACGTGAGTTTAAGATTCATTCACTCGTTTCCACGCACGGCTAACCATCGTATCAGCTCTGGCTGATCCACTGGCCCGTTGCCTTCAAGAACGGCCCCGAGCTCTTCCCCCTCAAGGCCGACGATAAGAACAAGACCGAGCTTGACCAGGGCGTCACCCTGTCCCAGACTTGGGAGGCTGTTACCAAGCTGCCCAAGGAGAAGGTTCGCTCCATTGGTGTCTCCAACTTCTCTATTGAGATGGTAAGCTTCTACAATGCCTCACCCCAACTCTTGAACAAACAACTGACCCCCACTAGCTTGAGACCATCATCAAGGACACCGGTGTCACCCCCGCCATCAACCAAGTCGAGCGCCACCCTCGTCTTCCCCAGCCCGAGCTTGTCAAGTaccagaaggagaagggtaTCTACCTGACCGCCTACTCTGCCTTCGGCAACAATTCATGGGGCGAGcctctcctcatcaacaccCCCGAGGTCAAGGCTATCGCTGAGCGCCTCAGCAAGTCCAAGGGTAAGGAGGTCACACCCGCTCAGGTCATCCTCGCCTGGTCCACCCTCGACAACCACATCGTCATCCCCAAGTCCGTTACTCCCGCTCGTATTCGCAGCAACTTCGAGGAGGTGGAGCTTGACGAGGAGGCTATCAgggagcttgagaagttcgGCGAGAAGCCCCAGCGTTTCAACATCCCCAAGACCTGTAAGTCTCAATCCACGATCCCAAATACCTGAATTTCCACTAACATTTTCCAGACTCTCCTGACTGGGACATTGATGTTTTCGGcgacgagaaggagaagactgCTACCCACAAGGTGGTTCTTAAGCTGTAGAGGCTTTTATGATACCAAGTTATGATGTATGACGACATAGAATAGATCAGTTAAAAGGTTGGGCGGATGAAAACTTGACCATAGAAAAAAAATTACAAAAATTAATGATCATCATCTCTCCCTCTTATAATACAGTGCTTACACCCTGACAACTGCCGAGCGAATCATCGTGTttcgtttttttttttttttgacaTCAACTGCCGATGTGTCTCGGGATCGACCATCCACATGTCTGAGCAATTCAAAGGATTTGTAAATACGACAATTTAGAATGAAGAGTATGTCCCCAACAAATAATACCGCAACTGGTGAACTGTTCTGAAACCGCCATTTCCATACCAAATAATGCTATGACAGCGTCTTCCTCATCTACAATACGTAGTCAAAATGTTCCAAACCATATATGCACCTTGTCCCAAATAAATTGTATACATCGTAGTGTTCTCCGTGTCTTGCGCCATCGTTTAGTAGATATTGCCTGCTGTATGTGTTGTCGGTATCTAGGCGCCGACACTGAAGCCGAATGAGCCGTCAAAGACGTCGAGTTTCTTGACGTCGGTGCCTCCCCGGAGAGCTAGCAGAACGTCCATCGCAGGGACTTTGTTGGCAGGATAAAACAGAAGGAGATTGTCCATATCTTCGTCTGTGAGGCCGCACATCTCGTCCCACTTGTAGGTATCGCTAACTTTGGACATCCTATTATCGGGATTGTCAGTATAGTCTGCGTGAGGGGCCTCGTGGAACTGACCAGAGCATTCGTTTGGGTCCATCCTCAGGCTTGGGGGCCATTTTTCTTAATCTTAGTCGTAGTTCACCGATAGTCTCGATGGCATTACCAGCATTCTTGGGTAGTTGCTTGGCGATGAACTGCCGAATGGCCGCCGCCAACCTGGGTCCCTTGCCGTTGGTGCTGACCATAATCTGGAGGGGACCATCACGATGGATACTGCCGAAATAGAAATCGCATTCTGGTGGTACGTCGGCGATGTTGGCGGGAATCCTTCGCTCCTTGCAAAGCTTCCAAATGACGGTCGAGGCGGCGGGGTCGTCGATAGCGACCAGAACCATGCTGGCTCCGTCTAAATCTTCGGGCTCGAATACTCGGTCGACGTGGGCGACTTGGCCTTCGCTAACTCGGTAGGCGACTTCATCATTGAGGCCGGACTTGGGGCACACGACAGTGACGTTGGCATCGGCGTTGAGGCAGTTTAAGATTCTACCAGCAGCAACCTAAAGAGAATTGTCAGGTAAGATGAATCATTGATTCCACGGTAGTTTGTGATTGATGAGCGCGTCAAACATCAAAGTCCGAGGCTCGGCGCATGTGATGATGATTCAGACGTACCTCACCACCGCCGACAACAAGCACCTTCTTGTGCTTGATTTGCCATGCTAAGATCAAACTGCCTCCAGGCTGCACGGGAGGATAAGTCTTTGCCATTGCGACtgaagcagaggaggaggaagcagaagcagaagtagATTCAGAGGAGGGAGTAGAAGAGGCGGGAGGAGATGCCGGAGATGCCAGCGCCGGCTGGGCTGATACTGGCTTCTGAATGGGGGTCATTTTTCCCCATCAGCTAAAGTCAGGGACGGTAAGTAAAGGTGACAATGGTTGACTCTTATCGAAGCTGCAGGGGTTGTGATAAGACACGAAGGCTCAAGggggcaagaaaacttctgaaCCGAAGCCAGAGAGTCAAAATTAGCTACTCTATGAGCGCAATATTCTAGAGTATAACCTGCCTCGATATTTTTGTCGTACAAGATAAAgtcccaagttttcttgccccATGAGACGGGGAACGGGAGGAAGCGAATAAGAGCTAACTGTATTTGGTATAGAATGACGCATGCTATAAGTGTACTTGGTTCACCGCCTTTGGAGCTCGGAGCCCAAGGTACCTCTTTATCTGGCATGAGCACCAAGCCACTGGGAGCAGTACCTTGCCAGGCTATCCTGTATCCCCTCAATCCATCATCTTACTTCCAACATCCCCCCGTGGTGCAGCTCGAGATAGAGCCCGACCAGCTACGGTCGCactctctttctctttgatTTTGTCTTCTCATTTTGaaacctcttcatcatgtcggGCCGCAAATTGGGCGGCGGCCGTGTCCTAGGCAGCGGCAGGGGCCTTGCTCCCCCGACACCTCCGATTACGAATGCGCCTCGAGTAGCAAGTCCATTAGCAGCGTCCGAAAGCAGCATATCGATAGCTTCATCGTCGATATCCCCGCCTGTTAGTGGTATCTCACCAGATCTCCCGAGTCAGGACATTGGAAATAGCATCAGCGTTGGTGCTCAAGGGAAAGGCCCTGCTGATGGCGCACTTGTCTGCCCAATATGCAACGAAGAGATGGTAAATTATGATGATATCTACCTTGAATGCTGTTTGTTAAATACTGTGCCCATAGATGacccttcttcaactcaaccGACATATCGACGACAACCACCAAGAATTAccagaggaggagcaggatgAGGTCAAGACGTGGTTTGATAAGCAGGTTCTCAAGGCCAAACGATTTCAGCCTCTCTCCCTCATCAACCAGAAACTACGCGGTCTCGATGTTTTTGAATCAAACGAATCCCTCCCTGTTTCCGCGCCATCTAATGCTGCTGGAAAGAACCCTCTCGAAGGCCCTGTTGACCCCGACGAACTTATTACACGACATCATTGGCAACGGTCTACAAGTTACGATCTTTGTACAGATCCGACGTGCGGAAGAAGTCTGGGACCTTTGAATGGAAGCATAAACTGCCGACATTGTGGACGATTATTCTGCGAGGAACATACCATGTACCAAATGAAATTGAGTCGAAGCGCCAAACATGAACCGGTTCGAGGCTACTGGGCACGAGTATGCGAGACATGCTTTAAATCAAGAGAAGGATATAATGATCACCAAGGTGTATTGACGGACCACACTAACGCATTCGTGGAaataagaaggaaaaaggtTGAGCGACAGAATTTAGAAATTTCGCGGCTCGAAAAACGATTAACAAAACTCACAAAATTACTAGCGAACCCTCCCGAAAAACTTACACAATCCAACGGCTCCTTGCTAGGCCCAGTCACATCATTAGCAGGACAAAAGAACCCTCGGAAGCTCATCGAACAGTCTGTTGTTACGTGGGAAGAAGATGCTACCGTCTCGAAATGCCCTTTTTGCCAGCAGGAATTTGGCTCTTGGACGTTTAGAAGGCACCATTGCCGTATATGTGGTCGCGTCGTCTGTGGAGACCCGCAAACAGGATGTTCTTCTGAAGTTGGTCTGAATGTGTCGAGCGAAACTAATGGTGCAACAAAAGCGCCTCCGGGGACCGAAAAGCCCCTGTCAGTAACTGGTGACGGGCAAGTTGGGATAGACATTCGGATGTGTCGTGATTGCAAGCACACGATCTTCTCCGCTCGTGACTTTGCAGCTTCGTTACAGCACAAGCCAGCAGATCAACGAGCATACGAAACCTTGAGGCAGTTTGAGCGTGGAATCCAGCAACTTCTACCATCTTTTCATCGAGCTTTACTGAATCTACAACCAGAGAAAAAGGAGAGCGGAGAAATTGATCTCAACAAGCCACCTCCTACACATGCACAGATTCAGGAAGCGGCCAAGATTCGCAAGCGTTTGGTTGATAGCTTTGGAAAATATGGCATTGCTGCGAAGCGCCTGCGCGATCTTCCAACCGAGAGCCCAACACAACGACGTCTTCAAATGGCGATATATACATACGCTAGTGGTTTTCTTCATACAAATATGCTTCCTCTAAAGAGCCTCCCTCAGCTGCTCCGCTCACGCTCATCTGCATCATCTTCTACAGCAGTCTCTACTTCACGACTTCTCGCTTCCCATCACCACTCCGGATC
This window encodes:
- a CDS encoding NADP-dependent oxidoreductase domain-containing protein, which produces MSFGRTVTLNSGHKMPQIGYGTWQAAPGEVGNGVYEALKAGYRHLDLAKIYQNQREVGEGIKKALNDVPGLKREDIFITGKLWNNKHRPEEVPGALDDSLEELGLDYLDLWLIHWPVAFKNGPELFPLKADDKNKTELDQGVTLSQTWEAVTKLPKEKVRSIGVSNFSIEMLETIIKDTGVTPAINQVERHPRLPQPELVKYQKEKGIYLTAYSAFGNNSWGEPLLINTPEVKAIAERLSKSKGKEVTPAQVILAWSTLDNHIVIPKSVTPARIRSNFEEVELDEEAIRELEKFGEKPQRFNIPKTYSPDWDIDVFGDEKEKTATHKVVLKL
- a CDS encoding FYVE zinc finger-domain-containing protein; protein product: MSGRKLGGGRVLGSGRGLAPPTPPITNAPRVASPLAASESSISIASSSISPPVSGISPDLPSQDIGNSISVGAQGKGPADGALVCPICNEEMMTLLQLNRHIDDNHQELPEEEQDEVKTWFDKQVLKAKRFQPLSLINQKLRGLDVFESNESLPVSAPSNAAGKNPLEGPVDPDELITRHHWQRSTSYDLCTDPTCGRSLGPLNGSINCRHCGRLFCEEHTMYQMKLSRSAKHEPVRGYWARVCETCFKSREGYNDHQGVLTDHTNAFVEIRRKKVERQNLEISRLEKRLTKLTKLLANPPEKLTQSNGSLLGPVTSLAGQKNPRKLIEQSVVTWEEDATVSKCPFCQQEFGSWTFRRHHCRICGRVVCGDPQTGCSSEVGLNVSSETNGATKAPPGTEKPLSVTGDGQVGIDIRMCRDCKHTIFSARDFAASLQHKPADQRAYETLRQFERGIQQLLPSFHRALLNLQPEKKESGEIDLNKPPPTHAQIQEAAKIRKRLVDSFGKYGIAAKRLRDLPTESPTQRRLQMAIYTYASGFLHTNMLPLKSLPQLLRSRSSASSSTAVSTSRLLASHHHSGSSLRHSELADETSSQAPSEGSTVVSQLEAEEKELRERLVVLEEQRFMVEAMVKTAQGSRRFEEVSALSRNVDELDAEIKVLRNKVGGVEERWEGVYRNGVA